The Kordia sp. SMS9 genome window below encodes:
- a CDS encoding glycoside hydrolase family 31 protein gives MIVNTELENKGNLFPSKIINFSKDVDTLYFTSDNDVVMQMRIVRDSVLRFRYTTTGTFENDFSYAITKYASTGYNHLEIEEDDEKYIITTSKLICHIAKANMRVQLYDVKDNTLINEDELGFHWEESYEYGGNIVKMSKTVNERESYFGLGDKPEHLNLKGKRFQNWVTDSYAYGKNTDPIYKAIPFYTGLHHNKAYGIFFDNTFRSYFDFAHERRNVTSFWAQGGEMNYYFIYGPQMQDVVESYTDLTGKPHQLPPLWALGYHQCKWSYYPESNVKEITKKFRDLKIPCDAIYLDIDYMDGFRCFTWNKDHFPDPKRMVKELADDGFKTVAIIDPGIKIDKEYSVFKEALDKDYFCKRADGPYMKGKVWPGECYFPDFTKPEVRDWWSGLFKELIEDIGIKGVWNDMNEPAVMEVPNKTFPDDVRHDYDGNPCSHRKAHNIYGMQMARATYQGLKKFNYPKRPFVITRSAYSGTQRYTSSWTGDNVATWEHLWIANVQAQRMAMSGFSFVGSDIGGFAEQPQGELFTRWIQLGIFHPFCRVHSSGDHGDQEPWAFDEDVTDVVRKFVELRYQLLPYLYTAFWNLVDHGTPLLKSLVMFDQEDHQTHYRTDEFVFGDQILVCPIQEPNSKGRRMYIPRGQWYNYWTDEMVEGGKEKWVDAEIDSMPIFVKAGAVIPKYPVQQYVGEKDIKEVTLDIYYKEGKERSQLFDDAHDGYDYTKGRYSLRTFKITGKKKELIIQQHKEGKYITTYENFKLNIHGLPFKVKEFQLDNVTVPLSKVKKDKNGAFVVDKNFSEIHIIG, from the coding sequence ATGATTGTAAATACTGAATTAGAGAACAAAGGGAATTTATTTCCTTCCAAAATTATAAACTTCAGCAAAGATGTTGACACGTTATATTTTACATCCGATAATGATGTCGTGATGCAAATGCGAATTGTGCGCGACAGTGTCTTGCGTTTTAGATATACCACGACAGGAACTTTTGAAAATGATTTCTCCTACGCGATCACTAAATATGCGAGCACGGGATACAATCATTTAGAAATTGAAGAAGATGACGAAAAATACATCATTACGACGTCAAAACTGATATGTCACATCGCGAAAGCAAACATGCGTGTACAGTTGTACGATGTTAAAGACAATACGTTGATCAATGAAGATGAACTAGGATTTCACTGGGAAGAAAGCTACGAATACGGCGGAAACATCGTAAAAATGAGCAAAACTGTCAATGAACGCGAAAGTTACTTCGGACTCGGAGACAAGCCAGAACATTTGAACCTGAAAGGCAAACGTTTCCAAAACTGGGTGACAGACTCGTATGCGTATGGTAAAAATACAGATCCTATTTACAAAGCCATTCCGTTTTATACAGGATTGCATCACAACAAAGCGTACGGAATCTTTTTTGACAATACGTTCAGAAGTTATTTTGATTTTGCACACGAACGTAGAAACGTGACAAGTTTTTGGGCACAAGGTGGCGAAATGAACTATTACTTCATTTACGGACCGCAAATGCAAGATGTCGTAGAAAGTTATACCGACTTAACAGGAAAACCGCATCAATTGCCGCCATTATGGGCGTTGGGATATCACCAATGTAAATGGAGTTACTATCCAGAAAGCAACGTAAAAGAAATCACGAAGAAATTCAGAGACTTAAAAATTCCATGTGATGCTATTTATTTAGATATTGATTATATGGATGGTTTCCGTTGTTTTACATGGAATAAAGATCACTTTCCAGATCCAAAGCGAATGGTGAAAGAACTCGCTGATGATGGTTTTAAAACTGTCGCGATTATTGATCCAGGCATTAAAATAGACAAAGAATACAGTGTTTTTAAAGAAGCACTCGATAAAGATTATTTCTGCAAACGCGCCGATGGTCCGTACATGAAAGGAAAAGTATGGCCAGGGGAATGTTACTTTCCCGATTTTACCAAACCAGAAGTGCGCGATTGGTGGTCAGGCTTATTTAAAGAATTGATTGAAGATATCGGAATCAAAGGTGTTTGGAACGATATGAACGAACCTGCGGTAATGGAAGTGCCCAACAAAACGTTCCCAGATGATGTGCGTCACGATTATGATGGAAATCCATGCAGTCACCGAAAAGCACACAATATATACGGAATGCAAATGGCGCGCGCCACGTATCAAGGATTGAAGAAATTTAACTATCCAAAACGTCCGTTTGTCATTACGCGTTCAGCATATTCAGGAACACAACGGTATACCTCATCTTGGACAGGCGACAATGTGGCAACTTGGGAACACTTATGGATTGCCAATGTACAAGCACAACGCATGGCAATGTCTGGTTTTTCTTTTGTGGGAAGTGATATTGGTGGATTTGCCGAACAACCGCAAGGAGAATTATTTACACGTTGGATTCAATTAGGAATCTTTCATCCGTTTTGTAGAGTGCATTCTTCGGGAGATCATGGCGATCAAGAACCGTGGGCTTTTGATGAAGATGTAACGGATGTAGTGCGTAAGTTTGTGGAATTGCGTTATCAATTATTACCATACTTATACACTGCTTTTTGGAATTTGGTAGATCATGGAACGCCATTGTTAAAATCACTCGTGATGTTTGATCAAGAAGATCATCAAACGCATTACCGAACGGACGAATTTGTTTTTGGAGATCAGATATTGGTATGTCCAATTCAAGAACCAAATAGTAAAGGTCGCAGAATGTACATTCCACGTGGACAATGGTACAATTACTGGACAGATGAAATGGTAGAAGGAGGAAAAGAAAAATGGGTGGATGCTGAAATTGATAGCATGCCAATTTTCGTAAAAGCTGGCGCGGTGATTCCAAAATATCCTGTACAACAATATGTAGGGGAAAAAGATATCAAAGAAGTAACCTTAGATATCTACTACAAAGAAGGAAAAGAGCGTTCGCAATTATTTGACGATGCACATGATGGGTACGATTATACCAAAGGGCGATACAGTCTGAGAACTTTCAAAATTACAGGAAAGAAAAAAGAATTGATCATTCAGCAACACAAAGAAGGAAAATATATTACTACCTATGAAAACTTCAAGTTGAACATTCACGGATTGCCATTCAAAGTCAAAGAATTCCAATTAGATAATGTCACAGTTCCATTATCAAAAGTGAAAAAAGACAAAAATGGTGCTTTTGTAGTTGACAAAAACTTTTCAGAAATACATATTATTGGCTAG
- a CDS encoding MFS transporter: MRKKTQLQKGDKKLIGAWAFYDWANSVYSLVISTAVFPIYYAGVTKGFESYVEASKTIEFLGVEINPTSLYNYTVAFFMAIVAIISPILSGIADYTGNKLKFLKFFCLLGSLSIIGLFFFQGESTLWVGLALTITSGIGFWGSIVFYNAYLPEVAHPEQQDQASAKGFIMGYIGSILLLIICLAMIMNHEFFGFKSTGQATRISFIIVGLWWLGFAQITYRRLPNNEQHRKPEKGYLTSGFKELGKVWKELKNYASLRMFLLSFFFFSVGVQTIIYMAGIFGSTELGLPDTNLIGAILLVQFVAIFGAFIFSKVSVKYGNITALKITIVIWGLVCFVAFSLDKTQENIELYFYALGGLIGLVLGAIQSLSRSTYSKLLPETQDTATYFSFYDVTEKIAIVIGMFGFGLLNSMTGSMQWSVLFLAIFFFISFIVLSFVKKTRYVQ; the protein is encoded by the coding sequence ATGAGAAAAAAGACACAACTGCAAAAAGGCGATAAAAAACTAATTGGCGCATGGGCATTTTACGATTGGGCAAACTCTGTATATTCACTCGTCATTAGTACGGCGGTATTTCCCATATATTATGCAGGTGTTACCAAAGGATTTGAAAGTTATGTAGAAGCAAGCAAAACAATCGAATTTTTAGGTGTTGAAATCAATCCAACTTCTTTATACAATTATACTGTAGCATTTTTTATGGCAATTGTGGCTATTATATCGCCAATACTTTCGGGAATAGCAGATTATACAGGAAACAAACTCAAGTTTTTAAAATTCTTTTGCCTTTTAGGTTCGTTGTCTATTATTGGTTTATTCTTCTTTCAAGGAGAATCGACACTTTGGGTTGGACTGGCACTCACAATTACCTCTGGAATTGGTTTTTGGGGAAGCATCGTTTTTTACAATGCCTATTTGCCCGAAGTAGCACATCCAGAACAGCAAGATCAAGCAAGTGCCAAAGGATTTATAATGGGATATATTGGTTCTATTTTGTTGCTTATTATTTGCTTGGCAATGATTATGAATCATGAGTTTTTCGGATTTAAAAGTACAGGTCAGGCAACGCGTATTTCGTTTATTATTGTTGGACTTTGGTGGCTAGGATTTGCACAAATCACCTATAGAAGGCTACCAAATAACGAACAACATAGAAAACCTGAAAAAGGCTATTTAACAAGTGGATTTAAAGAATTAGGGAAAGTTTGGAAAGAACTGAAAAACTATGCTTCGTTGCGTATGTTTTTGCTATCGTTTTTCTTTTTTAGTGTGGGCGTTCAGACCATTATTTATATGGCGGGGATTTTTGGAAGTACCGAATTAGGCTTGCCCGATACAAATTTGATTGGCGCCATTTTATTAGTACAATTCGTGGCTATTTTTGGTGCTTTTATCTTTTCAAAAGTATCTGTAAAATACGGAAATATTACCGCACTAAAGATTACCATTGTTATTTGGGGATTGGTCTGTTTTGTAGCATTTTCACTAGATAAAACCCAAGAAAATATAGAACTTTATTTTTATGCTTTAGGAGGTTTAATTGGTTTGGTGCTTGGTGCAATTCAATCCTTATCACGTTCTACCTATTCAAAATTATTGCCAGAAACACAAGATACTGCCACGTATTTTAGCTTTTATGATGTTACAGAAAAGATTGCCATTGTGATCGGAATGTTTGGTTTTGGCTTGTTAAATTCTATGACTGGTTCTATGCAATGGTCGGTATTATTTTTAGCAATTTTCTTCTTTATTTCATTCATCGTATTGAGTTTTGTGAAGAAGACAAGGTATGTACAATAA
- a CDS encoding RNA polymerase sigma factor yields the protein MSHQKLHTEQLITLCKEGNQSAQMEIYNRYYKAMYNTAFRILKDSAEAEDAMQEAFLNAFIKLDTFSEKVSFGAWLKKIVVNKSIYLYKKQRRKEEVPIDTMLHKVEDNDGIASDEEFTSLQAQKVLQTLKTLKDNYRVSLTLHLIEGFDYEEICSILDISYANCRTTISRAKESLRRKLEVYV from the coding sequence TTGAGCCACCAAAAGTTACATACTGAACAACTCATTACGTTGTGCAAAGAAGGAAACCAGTCTGCGCAAATGGAGATTTACAATCGTTATTACAAAGCGATGTACAATACTGCATTTCGAATTTTAAAAGATAGCGCAGAAGCCGAAGATGCCATGCAAGAAGCGTTTTTAAATGCTTTTATAAAATTGGACACTTTTAGCGAAAAAGTTTCTTTTGGCGCATGGTTAAAAAAAATTGTAGTGAACAAAAGTATTTATCTGTATAAAAAGCAGCGACGAAAAGAAGAAGTTCCTATCGACACCATGTTACATAAGGTTGAAGATAACGATGGAATTGCTTCAGACGAGGAGTTTACAAGCTTACAGGCTCAAAAAGTATTGCAAACTTTAAAAACACTGAAAGACAATTACAGAGTTTCTTTGACCTTACATTTAATTGAAGGGTTCGATTATGAAGAAATTTGCTCAATTCTAGATATCAGCTATGCAAATTGCCGAACAACAATTTCGCGCGCAAAAGAAAGTCTAAGACGAAAACTGGAAGTATACGTATGA
- the glgB gene encoding 1,4-alpha-glucan branching protein GlgB, translating into MAKVIPHSLFSEFDINLFKAGKHYKLYEKFGSHTITVDGVAGTYFAVWAPSAKTVSVIGDFNFWIEGEHQLNVRWDSSGIWEGFIPNVGQGSIYKYKIQSHHNDIKTEKADPYARRCEHPPKTASVVWNADHNWKDSDWMTKRKKHNALDAPYSVYEVHLGSWKRKIEDNKFLSYTELADELVAYVKDMNFTHVELMPVMEYPYDPSWGYQLTGYFAPTSRFGVPEEFKLLVDKLHQNDIGIILDWVPSHFPEDAHGLGFFDGTCLYEHPDKRKGYHPDWKSLIFNYGRNEVKSFLISNAIFWLDQYHADGLRVDAVASMLFLDYSREDGEWEPNQFGGRENLDAIAFMKEMNEAVYSMFPDVQTIAEESTSFPMVSRPASIGGLGFGMKWMMGWMHDTLQYFAKEPIYRKHHQNDLTFSMTYAFTENFMLPLSHDEVVYGKHSILGRMPGDEWQRFANVRLLYSYMFTHPGANLLFQGAEFGQSGEWNFQQSLDWHLLDYDVHKGVQSLLKDLNGLYKSEPALHELQFSAEGFEWIDYNDSENSVLVYIRKGKKPANDLIIACNMTPIPREAYRIGLPNEGTLQEIFNSDVKKYAGTSDFVNSGTITTEEKEWQFRNHSAKVTIPPLGMVVLKYKA; encoded by the coding sequence ATGGCAAAAGTAATTCCACATAGTTTATTCTCTGAATTCGATATCAATCTATTCAAAGCCGGAAAACATTACAAATTGTACGAAAAATTTGGTTCGCATACCATCACTGTCGATGGTGTAGCAGGAACTTATTTTGCAGTTTGGGCACCAAGTGCAAAAACCGTTTCTGTGATTGGTGATTTTAACTTTTGGATAGAAGGCGAACACCAACTGAATGTACGTTGGGATTCCAGTGGTATCTGGGAAGGTTTCATTCCAAATGTTGGTCAAGGAAGTATTTATAAGTATAAAATACAAAGTCATCACAACGACATCAAAACGGAAAAAGCAGATCCGTATGCGCGTCGTTGCGAGCATCCACCAAAAACGGCTTCTGTGGTTTGGAATGCGGATCACAATTGGAAAGATAGCGATTGGATGACCAAACGTAAAAAGCACAATGCCTTGGATGCGCCATATTCTGTATACGAAGTGCATTTGGGTTCGTGGAAACGAAAAATAGAAGACAATAAATTTTTAAGCTATACCGAATTGGCAGACGAATTGGTGGCGTATGTAAAAGACATGAACTTTACTCATGTCGAATTGATGCCTGTGATGGAATATCCGTACGATCCAAGTTGGGGCTATCAGTTGACAGGATATTTTGCGCCAACTTCGCGATTTGGAGTTCCAGAAGAATTCAAATTATTGGTAGATAAACTCCACCAAAACGATATCGGAATCATTTTAGATTGGGTGCCATCGCACTTTCCAGAAGATGCACACGGACTCGGTTTCTTTGATGGAACCTGTTTGTATGAACATCCAGACAAACGAAAAGGCTATCATCCCGACTGGAAAAGTTTGATCTTTAATTACGGTCGAAACGAGGTGAAATCGTTCTTAATTAGTAATGCTATTTTTTGGCTCGATCAATATCATGCGGACGGTTTGCGCGTAGATGCGGTTGCTTCCATGTTATTTTTAGATTACTCTCGTGAAGATGGCGAGTGGGAACCGAATCAGTTTGGCGGACGAGAAAACTTGGATGCCATCGCGTTTATGAAAGAAATGAACGAAGCGGTGTACAGCATGTTTCCGGACGTACAAACCATTGCCGAAGAATCAACGTCCTTTCCAATGGTATCGCGTCCTGCAAGTATTGGCGGACTCGGTTTTGGGATGAAATGGATGATGGGTTGGATGCATGATACGCTGCAATATTTTGCGAAAGAACCCATTTATAGAAAACACCATCAAAACGATTTAACCTTTAGCATGACCTATGCATTTACGGAAAACTTTATGTTGCCGTTGTCGCATGATGAGGTCGTGTATGGAAAACATTCCATTTTAGGAAGAATGCCAGGCGACGAGTGGCAACGTTTTGCCAACGTACGTTTGTTGTACAGTTACATGTTTACGCATCCAGGAGCAAATTTACTCTTTCAAGGAGCTGAATTTGGACAAAGTGGCGAATGGAACTTTCAACAAAGTCTCGATTGGCATTTGCTAGACTACGATGTACATAAAGGTGTACAAAGCTTATTAAAAGACCTAAATGGATTATACAAATCAGAGCCAGCCTTACACGAACTGCAATTTTCCGCAGAAGGTTTTGAGTGGATTGATTACAACGATTCGGAAAACTCTGTGTTAGTCTACATCCGAAAAGGAAAAAAACCAGCAAACGATCTGATCATTGCCTGCAACATGACGCCAATTCCACGTGAAGCCTATCGCATTGGTTTGCCAAACGAAGGAACATTGCAAGAAATCTTCAACAGTGATGTAAAGAAATATGCAGGAACAAGTGATTTTGTAAATTCAGGAACAATAACAACGGAAGAAAAAGAATGGCAATTTAGAAATCATTCTGCCAAAGTGACAATTCCGCCATTAGGAATGGTAGTCTTAAAATACAAAGCATAA
- a CDS encoding head GIN domain-containing protein: protein MKKATVFIITLLLATTVSHAQWGKKKIKGNGKVTTITRSTSDYDAVKVAGFFDVELVAGTEGNITLKGESNLLEYVMTEVDGDVLKIKTKKGYNLRTSKRQSLVITVPFQDISKVSLSGSGDVYTKDTIKADSFGMALAGSGDVIIDVETGKLKMAVSGSGDMTATGTADNAEIALSGSGDIHAYKLTAKSAKVSLAGSGDIRVHATDYLKARVAGSGDITYKGKPAKQDTKVAGSGSISMN, encoded by the coding sequence ATGAAAAAAGCGACAGTATTTATCATTACGCTATTACTAGCCACAACAGTTTCTCATGCACAATGGGGAAAAAAGAAAATTAAAGGAAACGGAAAGGTAACCACTATTACACGATCTACATCAGATTATGACGCTGTAAAAGTTGCTGGTTTCTTTGATGTAGAATTGGTAGCAGGAACCGAAGGAAACATTACACTTAAAGGAGAATCTAATTTGTTAGAATACGTGATGACCGAAGTAGACGGCGACGTGTTAAAGATTAAAACAAAAAAAGGATACAACTTACGTACTAGCAAAAGACAATCGTTAGTAATTACTGTGCCTTTTCAAGACATTAGTAAAGTTTCTTTATCAGGTTCGGGAGATGTGTATACCAAAGACACTATAAAAGCAGACTCTTTTGGAATGGCATTGGCAGGTTCGGGAGATGTTATTATTGATGTGGAAACAGGAAAGTTAAAAATGGCGGTTTCTGGTTCGGGAGATATGACTGCAACAGGAACTGCGGATAACGCAGAAATAGCATTGTCAGGTTCAGGTGACATTCACGCATATAAATTAACGGCAAAAAGTGCCAAAGTAAGTTTGGCAGGTTCGGGAGATATTAGAGTACACGCTACAGATTACTTAAAAGCACGTGTAGCTGGTTCGGGAGACATTACGTATAAAGGAAAACCCGCAAAACAAGATACCAAAGTAGCAGGTTCTGGAAGCATTTCTATGAACTAG
- a CDS encoding BatD family protein: MKNLRITLILSIFLTVNVFSQTDEPKSILVSKLYSYETLALVVRFDNGIDSIYFPIDTKLIKVQNKKLDANGKNVSPKKVYYEYRFTAKIDTTYKLPSAQLWSNNKSYEIPLDAYVILKKPQESIRLSKVDSIKLADKIEADRIEKYKVAEKERLESKIESRISKNINERGLLLWTDKNIVKINDHFKIVIESNMDFDKTSISIEDIENLSQKFKVKSAGISTIYDNGFKHHYRYFICQALASGEVTMKPLEIKTEDKKIKTNHWNFKITN; the protein is encoded by the coding sequence ATGAAAAACCTAAGAATAACATTAATACTATCTATATTTTTAACAGTTAACGTTTTCAGTCAAACTGATGAACCAAAATCTATTTTGGTTTCAAAACTTTATAGTTACGAGACACTTGCATTAGTAGTAAGGTTTGACAATGGAATAGATTCTATTTATTTTCCAATTGACACAAAACTTATTAAAGTTCAAAACAAGAAATTAGATGCTAATGGTAAAAATGTATCCCCAAAAAAGGTGTATTATGAATATCGTTTTACTGCAAAAATTGATACAACTTATAAATTGCCATCAGCACAACTCTGGTCAAATAATAAATCGTACGAAATCCCTCTTGACGCGTATGTAATACTGAAAAAACCACAAGAATCTATCAGACTTTCCAAAGTTGATTCTATAAAATTAGCCGATAAAATAGAAGCTGATAGAATAGAAAAATATAAAGTAGCCGAAAAAGAAAGACTTGAAAGTAAGATTGAATCTCGAATTTCAAAGAACATTAATGAGAGAGGTTTATTACTTTGGACAGATAAAAATATTGTAAAAATCAATGACCATTTTAAAATTGTTATCGAAAGTAATATGGATTTTGATAAAACAAGTATTTCTATAGAGGATATAGAAAATTTAAGTCAAAAATTTAAAGTGAAAAGTGCAGGAATTTCGACAATCTATGACAATGGCTTTAAACATCATTACAGGTATTTTATTTGCCAAGCTTTAGCTTCTGGAGAAGTAACTATGAAGCCTTTAGAAATTAAAACTGAAGATAAAAAAATAAAAACAAACCACTGGAATTTTAAGATAACAAACTAG
- a CDS encoding alpha/beta fold hydrolase: protein MSQTASNANPEPPVQVPKPILYTGRFLQFFSTTLAAKYAKRLFITPIKYKMPKREFHMDKASTQTMMHVPKIEKDILVYSYGESDKKIVLAHGWSGRGTQLVKIADHFVNLGYQTISFDATSHGKLKGNQSSLLEFIESIKELDKQYGPFEFAIGHSLGGMSLLNAIHDGMQVQKLVTIGAGDLISDIISDFIEALTLKPIVATKMKANLDRIYGSDINAVSASNVAKKVDIPTLVIHDENDGDVPVKAAHAIYKALPKGSIHITEGLGHRRILGNTAVIEKIEAFLL, encoded by the coding sequence ATGAGTCAAACTGCATCCAACGCAAACCCTGAACCGCCTGTACAAGTCCCGAAACCGATTTTGTATACAGGTCGCTTTTTACAATTTTTTTCTACTACGCTTGCCGCGAAATATGCAAAGCGATTGTTTATTACGCCTATTAAATACAAAATGCCAAAGCGTGAATTTCACATGGACAAAGCGTCTACACAAACAATGATGCATGTTCCTAAGATTGAAAAAGATATTTTGGTATACTCCTATGGCGAAAGTGATAAAAAGATTGTATTGGCTCATGGTTGGAGCGGTCGCGGAACACAATTGGTGAAAATTGCCGATCATTTTGTGAATTTAGGTTACCAAACCATTAGTTTTGATGCGACTTCACATGGAAAGTTAAAAGGCAATCAGTCTTCTTTGTTAGAATTTATTGAATCCATTAAAGAATTGGACAAACAATACGGACCGTTTGAGTTTGCTATTGGCCATAGTTTGGGCGGCATGTCTTTATTGAATGCGATTCACGATGGTATGCAAGTACAAAAACTGGTGACCATTGGTGCTGGAGATCTGATTTCAGATATTATTTCGGACTTTATTGAAGCGTTGACATTGAAACCAATTGTGGCTACCAAAATGAAAGCGAACTTAGATCGTATCTACGGAAGTGATATTAATGCCGTTTCTGCCAGTAATGTTGCAAAAAAAGTAGACATTCCAACGTTGGTTATACATGATGAAAATGATGGAGATGTTCCTGTAAAAGCTGCACATGCAATTTACAAAGCACTTCCAAAAGGCAGCATTCATATAACAGAAGGTTTAGGACATCGCAGAATTTTGGGGAATACTGCGGTTATTGAGAAGATAGAAGCGTTTTTGTTGTAG
- a CDS encoding M48 family metallopeptidase: MKKLIALSAFIFILSCATNPFTGKKTMAFVSNAQLFPTAFAQYDQFLTENKVVKGTSQAQMIQRVGERIAVAAERWLDANGQQGYLKDYQWEYNLVDDPAVNAWCMPGGKIVFYTGILPVAQNETAVAAIMGHEVAHALANHGQQRMSAAYLQQGLAVAGNIAIKDDKSREAFNQYYGVGSNVLGMLPFSRKHENEADKIGIYLMAIAGYNPDEAPELWKRMGAKSAGKAPPEFLSTHPSSETRIKNLQAEADRAKSEAKKFGVAEYRAIGKF; this comes from the coding sequence ATGAAGAAATTAATAGCATTATCAGCTTTTATATTTATACTATCTTGCGCCACGAATCCATTCACTGGAAAAAAAACTATGGCGTTTGTATCAAATGCGCAACTATTTCCAACAGCATTTGCACAGTATGATCAATTTTTAACCGAAAATAAAGTAGTCAAGGGAACTTCGCAAGCACAAATGATTCAACGTGTAGGAGAGCGTATTGCCGTTGCAGCAGAACGTTGGTTAGATGCAAACGGACAGCAAGGCTATTTAAAAGATTACCAATGGGAATATAACTTGGTAGACGATCCTGCGGTAAACGCGTGGTGTATGCCAGGCGGAAAGATTGTATTTTACACAGGAATTTTACCTGTGGCTCAAAACGAAACTGCCGTAGCAGCGATTATGGGACATGAAGTTGCACACGCATTGGCAAATCATGGGCAACAACGTATGAGTGCTGCGTATTTACAACAAGGATTGGCAGTAGCCGGAAACATTGCGATCAAAGATGACAAATCGCGTGAAGCATTCAATCAATATTACGGTGTCGGATCAAACGTATTGGGAATGTTGCCTTTTAGCAGAAAACACGAAAACGAAGCGGATAAGATTGGAATTTACTTAATGGCAATCGCAGGCTACAATCCCGACGAAGCACCAGAATTGTGGAAACGTATGGGCGCAAAAAGTGCTGGAAAAGCACCGCCAGAATTTTTAAGCACGCATCCATCAAGTGAAACACGTATTAAAAACTTACAGGCAGAAGCCGACAGAGCAAAATCGGAAGCAAAAAAGTTTGGTGTTGCAGAATATCGTGCGATAGGAAAATTTTAA